The DNA sequence AGAATCGGATACTCTAAAAGCAGCGGGAAGCATCAGGTTTTCCGCTGCTTTTATTTTTAATCCTGACTAAACGGAAATTTTATCATTTTGTCAAAATGAATCATTCTATCCTTAGAAACGGGTTCTTCCAATAGGGTTTGGTTATAGTCAATAATGAACTTTAAGCTTTTCTTATCAACACGTTGAAGGTAATTCAAGTTGATGCACGTCGAACGGTTTATTTGAAAAAGTGATGGCGAGTTGAGTATTTTTAATACTTTATAAAGATTTCGGGTTACAGTTTCTATCGTACCGTCGTTCATATGTACATCGCAATTGTTCAAATTTGACCTCATTATAACAATGTTTTTGATGTCAAGAAAAAGTATTCCTTTGGTTGTCGGAAGTTTTATCTTGGGAGTGCTTGTCTGCGAATTGATAAATATATCTAATTTTTTTTCGTGACTTTTCTTCTCAACTTTTGCTTTGTATTTTTCGATTACCATTGTCAGATCTGCGATGCAAAACGGCTTAGTCAGGAAATCGAGTGGTTTAATATCGAGCGCATCGTAAGCGTAATGTTGATGGGCTGTTGTGAAAACAATCTCGGAGTAGAAATTATCTGTTTGAATTTTATCGGCCACTATCAGTCCATTCATGTCGGGCATGTCGATGTCAAGAAAAACCAACTCAGGTAATGTTTCTTTTACCAATTCTAATCCTTTCCCTGCCACAGTTTCTTTCCCGATAATTTCAATAAACGGAAACTGCCGAAGATACATTTCAAGTAAGTTGATTGCATTAGGTTCGTCATCAATGATAATCGCTGAAATGGTTGTTTGATCCATAGAAACGTTATTCAGTGTCTAATTTGGTTAAATTTCTGATGTGAGTTCTGCCACCTTTAATTTCGTACTCTTTCCCATTCGCCGATAAAACAATAATATTGTTGCTTCGGTATATTTTACGTATAAAACGCTGGTTAATCAAATGAGATCGGCTAACACGTATAAAATTGAATGGGCTTAACATTTCTTCAAATTTCGAAAGGAACTGACTGCTTAATTCGTTCCGGTCGCTGGTTAAATAAAGTTCTGTATAAAAACCAGCAGCCTTACAAAAAATTAGTTCATCCGGATTTAACATCAGATACCCTTTTGTAGTTTGCAGCCTGAGTCTGGTTTCTTCCGGAGTTCCATCTATCAGCTGGTTTACACGTGCTTGTAGGTTGTTTTGTTTATCCTCGTGAACCGTATTTATAATTTTCAAGAGTTCGCTGTTTTCGATGGGCTTTAGTAAGTATTTAAATATTCCGTTTTGTATAGCAAACGCTGCATATTCTTTGGTTTTCGATACCAAAACAAGAGTTGTTTCGGGAAGTTTTGTTTTAACAAATTCGATCAGTTCTTTTTCTGCTTTCCCTTTTGAAGGATAATCGAAAAGTATGATGTCAGGATTACTGTTTATTATTTTGAGTATTGCCTGATCTGTATTTTCGGCAGTCTTAATGTCTGAAACCACTGGATTTGCTTGAAGTAGCTCTAAGGCCTGATCCATTGATTCCTGTTCGCTATCAATAATTAAGATGGATATTTTAGTGCTGTTCATTACGCCGATCAATATTTATTGAATTGCAATAAAGATAACAATATCTGATATTTGATTGGTGGGGAAATAAGAAAATTATGATATACTTCTAAACATCAAAAAAAGCAGTGTGTGCAAAGCTGAATTTGTTAAATAAATACTGACAAGGGAATCTATTTGTCACTACTCCTGAATTATTATTTGTACTAAATTCATTACCTCTTCAAGTCGTTTTGCAATCTGCATCTAAAAATAAATATCATTGTATTTATTGAATGAAAAATAAATTGATATTGATTTTGTCTAATCGCAATTGTGGTACTGATTTCAAAATTGGCTTAGCTGTCAGTAAATTAGTCGTATTTCATCTTATTTGTTATTTGTTTCTTCATCATTTAGGTTACTGTTTCTTATTTTTTTATATTTAGAGGGGAAACCATAACGTAATTTGATTGTTTATCATGAAGATTTGAAAAATGGTTCCATTATATATTAAATACTAATCCTATTTGAATGAGAAAAGTTGTACTTCTCCGGCATGTCCCGTTAAATTTGAAGGCATTTATTTCCCTGTTGTTTTTATCCATCTTTTTATTTACCGGAAGTCTGGTTAATGCTCAATCTTCTGACGAAGAAGAAGATCCTGCTGCCGAAATTCATTCGCATAACGACATTCAGCGGGGAGAACGTTTTTTTAAGGGCTTATTGCCTAAAGATCGCAAATTCGAATCCTGCGAATCTTGCCATATCCTGTCGAAATCGGATACGATGAATTGGAATCCATCGGCTATGGATATTGCTACAAAGTATGCAGGGAAAGACTTTGCCGGTTTCCAGAGTGCAGTAATGCAACCCAACGGAACTAAAATGGAGGCTTCTCATAAGGATTTTAAAATTGAAGATGAAGATCTCAGGAAAGTAAAATTATATTTGGATGAACTGGCTAAAACCGGACCTCCTTCTGCCGGACCAACCGTCAACCAGTTGATGCTTTTCATTTTGTTGGGGCTGTTATTGACATTTGCTCTGCTCGATTTAATTTTCTTTCATAAAATCAAATACCGTATTGTTAATGTTGTCATTTTGCTAGTGGCTTTAGGATTGCAGGCAAAAATGATTTCCGAAGCGGCTATCAATCTTGGCCGTTCTCAAAATTATGCTCCCGATCAACCCATCAAATTTTCGCATAAAGTACATGCGGGAGCTAATAAAATCGATTGTAAATATTGCCATTCAACCGCCGAATACAGTAAATCGGCCGGAATTCCAGCCATGGAGTTATGTATGAACTGCCACGTGCTGGTTCGGGAAGGAGCTCGCTCCGGAAAATTCGAAATTGCTAAAGTGGTTGAGGCTAATGAAACGAAGCAACCAGTTACCTGGGTTCGTTTGCATAGTTTACCTGATCATGTGTTTTTTAGTCATGCACAACATGTTAGCGTTGCTAAAGTTGATTGCAAACAATGTCATGGTGATGTTGCTAACATGGACATTATGAAACAAACCAGCGATTTATCGATGGGTTGGTGTATTAATTGTCACCGCCAGACGAAAGTGAATTTTAAGGACAATCACTATTACGATAATTACATGAAGTTGCACGATGAAGTGAAGGCTGGAAAGATTGATACTGTTCGTGCAGTGAATATTGGTGCCAATGATTGTATGCGCTGCCATTATTAAGAAGTTGCGGGTTTCGAGTTACGGGTTTCTCACCCTGAAAGGGTGTAATATAAATAGCCCGGGGTAAAGTGACGAAGGAACGAAACCCCGGGACAAGGAAGAACCCAGAATGCCGTCCGCGTGATAATTTTGATCAAAGTCAATGTTTTATTTCGGACGGAAATAAGGAATTCAAATTCGGGATTTGTAGTGTAGAAGAAAATAAGAAACAAGGAACAAGAAATGAGTAAAAGGCAATTGTTGCACTTTCTTTTTTCCTCCTTACTCAAGTATATTGAATTTAAATTTTGAAAATAGATAGTCGATGAAGACATACTGGAGAAGTATAGAAGAACTTGCCAATCCAAAAGAGCTACGCCGGGAAGAAGTGCGTGAAGAAGCCAAACAGAAGAGCATGTTGATGAAAGGCGACAAAGACCTGAATTCAGCATCACGACGCGATTTTCTGAAAACTTTTGGTTTTAGCATTGCTGCCGCTTCTATTGTTGCTAGCTGTAAAAGGCCAATCGATAAAGCCATTCCATATTTGGTAAAGCCCGATGAAGTCAATCCCGGAACGGCAAATTATTATGCATCTTCCTATTTCGAAGGGAATGAATACGGAAGCATCATTGTGAAAGTTCGTGATGGCAGGCCTATCAAGATTGAAGGAAATGCGCTGAGTTCTATTTCTCAGGGCGGAACAAGCGCCCGGATTCAGGCTTCTGTATTGAATCTTTACGACGATGCACGGTTTAAAGTACCTTCAAAAAGTGGATCGGAAATTACCTGGGAGAAAGCTGACGAAGAAATCATGGCTCAACTCTCAATACTAAAGTCGCAGGGTGGCAAAGTGGTTCTGCTCAGTTCAACAATTATTTCTCCATCGACACGCGAGATTATTCGAAAATTTGCTGAAAAGCAAACAAATACCGAATGGATTCAATACGATCCTGTTTCGGCCTCCGGAATTTTGGAAGCGAACAAAAAAAGTTTCGGATCGGCTTTTATTCCGGACTACCGGTTTAAACAGGCCAAAGTAGTGGTTAGTTTTGGAGCCGATTTTCTTGGAACTTGGCTCTCAACTGTTGAATATACAAAAGATTACACTTCAGCCCGACAGTTACAGAACGGGGGTAAGGAAATGCTGCGTCATTACCAATTTGAGTCCGGTATGACCTTGAGTGGTTCGAATGCCGATGTCCGCTTCCCAATTAAACCATCAGAAGAAGGCGCAATTGTTCTGGCTTTGTATAACGCTGTTGCCAAAGCAAAAGGTGGACAAATACTTTCAGGAGCTCAATCTTCAGTAGACATTACTGAACTGGCTAAAGACCTGCTCGAAAATGAAAAACAAAGCATTGTGATCTCCGGAAGCAATGATGTAAATATACAGTTGCTCGTAAATGGCATCAATCAATTGTTAGGCAACTACGGTCAGACCATCGGGTTAGAAAATCATCTACTAACCAAACAGGGAATTGATCAGGATACAGATCGCCTGCTTTCTGATTTAAAGGCTGGCAATGTAAAGGCATTGCTAGTTTGGAATGCCAATCCTGTTTACGATCATCCGAAAGGGAAGGAGTTTGCAGAGGCCATCAAGAAAACTGGTTTAAGCGTTTCGTTTTCTGAAAGGCCCGACGAAACTACTGCACTTTGCCAGTACGTTTTGCCTGAAAGTAATTTGCTGGAAAGTTGGAACGATCTGGAACCGAAATCCGGAATTTTCAGTCTTGTCCAGCCGGTAATTGCTCCGATCTTCAACAGCCGTCAGGTTCAGTCAACGTTGCTGAAGTGGATCGGCGCCGACCTAAATTATCGCGATTACATCAAAAGTTTCTGGAAAGAAAATCAATTCCTGAAACAGAAAAATACATCTGATTTCCGTCAGTTCTGGAATACTTCGTTGCAAAACGGAATTTTTGAAACGGTTCAGGAAACCAAATTAAGTTATTCTCCGGAAGGACTTTCTCAGGCTGCAAGCCAAATTAAACCTGCCGTAGCTGGACTGGAAGTTGCTATTTACGAAAGTATAGCCATTGGAAACGGAAAACTGGCCAATAACCCTTGGTTACAGGAATTACCCGATCCGGTTGCTAAAATCAGTTGGGATAACTTCGCTGCTGTTCCGGTTGCTTATGCTACCGAAAATGGACTGAAAAACGAAGATGTCGTTCTGGTAAATGGCATGGAATTGCCTGTATTTGTCCAGCCAGGACAAGCTAAAGATACTATTTCAGTTGCTTTGGGGTATGGACGCCAGATTGCCGGAAAAGTTGGTGATAAAACCGGCTCAAATCTTTATCCGTTTGTCGGAATTGAAAACGGAACACGTCAGTATTTCATGACTTCGGCCAAAGTTGAAAAAGTTCCGGGTAAAGTATTTGAACTGGCGATTTCCCAGACTCATTATTCGATGGAAGGTCGTGAAATTGTTCGCGAAACTTCGTTGGATGAATACATCAAGAATCCGGTTTCAGGAAATGAAAAGGAAGCGGAAGACAAGGCAAAGTCAGTAACATTGTATGATGCACCGGTTTATAACGGACATCACTGGGGAATGGCTGTTGACCTGAACTCGTGTACCGGTTGCGGGAACTGCGCCATTGCCTGTCAGGCTGAAAATAATGTTCAGGTGATCGGAAAGGAACAAGTACGGAACCGCCGCATCATGCACTGGATCAGAATAGATCGTTATTATTCTGAAAATCCTGAAAATCCGAAGGTATCGTTCCAGCCAGTGATGTGTCAACATTGCGGAAATGCGCCATGCGAAAATGTTTGCCCGGTTGCAGCAACTCCGCACAGCGAAGAAGGTTTAAATCAGATGGCCTACAACCGGTGCGTAGGGACAAAATATTGCGTAAACAACTGCCCATACAAAGTGCGCCGGTTTAACTGGTTCCAGTATGTGAAGAACGAGAAATTCGATTTTGCATCGAACAGTGATTTGGGCCGGATGGTTTTAAATCCTGATGTGACGGTTCGTTCGCGTGGGGTAGTCGAAAAATGCTCGATGTGCGTTCAACGCATTCAGGAGAAAAAACAGTTGGCCAAGTTGGAAGGGCGGGCAATTGCTGATGGCGAGATAAAAACTGCATGTTCGCAGTCTTGCCCCGGAAATGCAATTGTGTTTGGTGATCTTGAAAATCCGGAAAGCCGCATTTCGAAATTGTTTCAGGATAAACGCAATTACCATTTATTGGGAGAATTACACACTTTGCCTTCGGTAGGCTACCTGACTAAGGTTAGAAATACAAATGCATGATCAATAATCAAAGAAAATAGATCGGACTATGTACAAAACGGACGTACGAGGAAAATTAATTGACGGAGAAAAGTCGCTCAGTCAGATTTCGCAGGAGATTCTTGCTCCCATTGATGCCAAA is a window from the Aquipluma nitroreducens genome containing:
- a CDS encoding LytR/AlgR family response regulator transcription factor; its protein translation is MDQTTISAIIIDDEPNAINLLEMYLRQFPFIEIIGKETVAGKGLELVKETLPELVFLDIDMPDMNGLIVADKIQTDNFYSEIVFTTAHQHYAYDALDIKPLDFLTKPFCIADLTMVIEKYKAKVEKKSHEKKLDIFINSQTSTPKIKLPTTKGILFLDIKNIVIMRSNLNNCDVHMNDGTIETVTRNLYKVLKILNSPSLFQINRSTCINLNYLQRVDKKSLKFIIDYNQTLLEEPVSKDRMIHFDKMIKFPFSQD
- a CDS encoding LytR/AlgR family response regulator transcription factor encodes the protein MNSTKISILIIDSEQESMDQALELLQANPVVSDIKTAENTDQAILKIINSNPDIILFDYPSKGKAEKELIEFVKTKLPETTLVLVSKTKEYAAFAIQNGIFKYLLKPIENSELLKIINTVHEDKQNNLQARVNQLIDGTPEETRLRLQTTKGYLMLNPDELIFCKAAGFYTELYLTSDRNELSSQFLSKFEEMLSPFNFIRVSRSHLINQRFIRKIYRSNNIIVLSANGKEYEIKGGRTHIRNLTKLDTE
- a CDS encoding cytochrome c3 family protein; its protein translation is MRKVVLLRHVPLNLKAFISLLFLSIFLFTGSLVNAQSSDEEEDPAAEIHSHNDIQRGERFFKGLLPKDRKFESCESCHILSKSDTMNWNPSAMDIATKYAGKDFAGFQSAVMQPNGTKMEASHKDFKIEDEDLRKVKLYLDELAKTGPPSAGPTVNQLMLFILLGLLLTFALLDLIFFHKIKYRIVNVVILLVALGLQAKMISEAAINLGRSQNYAPDQPIKFSHKVHAGANKIDCKYCHSTAEYSKSAGIPAMELCMNCHVLVREGARSGKFEIAKVVEANETKQPVTWVRLHSLPDHVFFSHAQHVSVAKVDCKQCHGDVANMDIMKQTSDLSMGWCINCHRQTKVNFKDNHYYDNYMKLHDEVKAGKIDTVRAVNIGANDCMRCHY
- a CDS encoding TAT-variant-translocated molybdopterin oxidoreductase → MKTYWRSIEELANPKELRREEVREEAKQKSMLMKGDKDLNSASRRDFLKTFGFSIAAASIVASCKRPIDKAIPYLVKPDEVNPGTANYYASSYFEGNEYGSIIVKVRDGRPIKIEGNALSSISQGGTSARIQASVLNLYDDARFKVPSKSGSEITWEKADEEIMAQLSILKSQGGKVVLLSSTIISPSTREIIRKFAEKQTNTEWIQYDPVSASGILEANKKSFGSAFIPDYRFKQAKVVVSFGADFLGTWLSTVEYTKDYTSARQLQNGGKEMLRHYQFESGMTLSGSNADVRFPIKPSEEGAIVLALYNAVAKAKGGQILSGAQSSVDITELAKDLLENEKQSIVISGSNDVNIQLLVNGINQLLGNYGQTIGLENHLLTKQGIDQDTDRLLSDLKAGNVKALLVWNANPVYDHPKGKEFAEAIKKTGLSVSFSERPDETTALCQYVLPESNLLESWNDLEPKSGIFSLVQPVIAPIFNSRQVQSTLLKWIGADLNYRDYIKSFWKENQFLKQKNTSDFRQFWNTSLQNGIFETVQETKLSYSPEGLSQAASQIKPAVAGLEVAIYESIAIGNGKLANNPWLQELPDPVAKISWDNFAAVPVAYATENGLKNEDVVLVNGMELPVFVQPGQAKDTISVALGYGRQIAGKVGDKTGSNLYPFVGIENGTRQYFMTSAKVEKVPGKVFELAISQTHYSMEGREIVRETSLDEYIKNPVSGNEKEAEDKAKSVTLYDAPVYNGHHWGMAVDLNSCTGCGNCAIACQAENNVQVIGKEQVRNRRIMHWIRIDRYYSENPENPKVSFQPVMCQHCGNAPCENVCPVAATPHSEEGLNQMAYNRCVGTKYCVNNCPYKVRRFNWFQYVKNEKFDFASNSDLGRMVLNPDVTVRSRGVVEKCSMCVQRIQEKKQLAKLEGRAIADGEIKTACSQSCPGNAIVFGDLENPESRISKLFQDKRNYHLLGELHTLPSVGYLTKVRNTNA